One window of Fusarium keratoplasticum isolate Fu6.1 chromosome 2, whole genome shotgun sequence genomic DNA carries:
- a CDS encoding F-box domain-containing protein, translating into MTPSPSSQALEPRHPKPTQTVSVNISEGSQNRSRRFQLEVSECVETKTVTTTTRLTRKFPHVFVRDPVPLENLDTKEYPLAMKPTPPELIQFSYNMPGTNEIEDDDEEERSMGQQMTRYTNERYTPSLKAESPQENLPLTRIPKHRSQSPSEGYPRRARASRTSPIESPDSSAPTSNPSRRPARSTQLNAVSDKLRRSIAHSSSRRDPTERLPRGSSGFLATPDTSEVVGAADRSARRRSLHLERHHSPEASSSAQSPHYEATSPVESDSHTVFSSNVATPPITDADAEPFADVDGSLHQPLRPFNPRPSIDVVTAQDASLPSPRLSPTLAAAQLHTADQDEEDPQSSFQTSHTDPSTWVDESQLTEDGASTALVRAGQSHDNYALARTDSSGQPLVVDTQTLLEAFDSMKTEMKTFMMYQFLRRCPRPTLRVVANAVNPALKCDFLRQLPLELGYTVLSHLDHRDLCRAAQVSKHWRNIVDRNETGWKELFDRDGYTLPPGELQKAILQGWGWQDPVGASGYEKDLSMRNRLTSTEHELTRNLRQETASKSRASKRKRALNTYSAAERSKRRASAQEAVTRDDKAQPEAKQHKSEGPLSAANAAAAAVPDPQLGLPSLRELHLFKSLYRRHHMIRKSWTSGEVKPGHVAFAAHPRHVITCLQFDEDKIITGSDDTLIHIYDTKTGKLRKKLEGHEGGVWALQYEGNMLVSGSTDRSVRVWDIERGLCQQVFYGHTSTVRCLQILMPTETGRDSSGSPIMQPEKPLIITGSRDSQLRVWRLPEVGSRRYIQTGPPAHESDCPYFIRVLAGHTHSVRAISAHGDTLVSGSYDSTVRVWRISTGEALHVLHGHSQKVYSVVLDHERNRCISGSMDSLVKIWDLATGACLYTLEGHSLLVGLLDLRDERLVSAAADSTLRIWDPENGRCRNTLMAHTGAITCFQHDGRKVISGSEKTVKMWDVRTGECVQDLLSDLSGVWQVKFDERRCVAAVQRDQLTYVEILDFGAVRDGKPPEELGKRILLNEPEVRAMIEDET; encoded by the exons ATGACACCCTCACCATCAAGCCAGGCCCTcgagcctcggcatcctAAACCTACGCAAACAGTCTCGGTGAACATCTCGGAAGGCTCCCAGAACCGCTCTCGTCGCTTCCAACTCGAAGTGAGCGAGTGCGTCGAGACAAAGACCGTTACAACCACGACTCGCCTCACCCGAAAGTTCCCCCACGTATTTGTTCGCGATCCCGTCCCTCTCGAGAATCTCGATACCAAGGAATATCCGCTCGCCATGAAGCCTACACCTCCTGAGCTGATCCAGTTCTCGTACAACATGCCTGGAACGAATGAGAtcgaagatgacgacgaagaggagcgGTCTATGGGCCAGCAG ATGACGCGGTATACAAACGAACGATATACTCCAAGCCTCAAGGCTGAGTCCCCTCAAGAGAACCTTCCCCTCACCCGGATACCCAAGCATCGATCCCAGTCCCCATCAGAAGGCTACCCTCGCCGTGCTCGTGCATCTCGGACAAGTCCCATCGAATCTCCCGATTCTTCTGCCCCGACTTCGAacccttctcgacgacctgcCCGATCCACCCAACTCAACGCCGTGTCGGATAAGCTCCGACGCTCCATCGCCCACAGCTCCAGCCGCCGTGATCCGACAGAAAGATTACCCCGGGGCTCCTCAGGCTTCCTGGCCACTCCCGATACATCAGAAGTCGTTGGAGCAGCTGATCGGTCAGCTCGAAGACGATCGCTTCATCTCGAACGACATCACTCACCTGAGGCATCATCGTCCGCACAAAGCCCTCACTACGAGGCCACCAGCCCTGTAGAGAGCGACTCCCACACAGTCTTCAGCAGCAATGTGGCCACCCCACCGATTACTGATGCCGACGCTGAGCCTTTCGCTGACGTCGATGGATCTCTCCACCAGCCGCTAAGACCATTCAACCCCCGGCCGAGCATCGACGTTGTTACCGCTCAGGATGCCAGTCTTCCTAGTCCTAGATTGTCTCCGACACTTGCAGCCGCTCAGCTACACACCGCCGaccaagacgaggaagacccCCAGTCCAGCTTCCAGACCTCCCACACGGACCCGTCCACCTGGGTTGATGAATCACAGTTGACCGAGGACGGTGCTTCGACAGCCCTGGTCCGCGCTGGCCAATCTCATGACAACTATGCCCTTGCCCGGACTGATTCGTCTGGCCAACCTCTTGTGGTCGACACGCAAACTCTGCTTGAGGCTTTCGATTCGATGAAGACCGAGATGAAGACATTCATGATGTACCAGTTCCTTCGCCGCTGCCCTCGACCTACCCTCCGAGTTGTTGCCAACGCTGTCAACCCTGCTCTGAAGTGCGACTTTCTTCGACAGCTGCCTCTCGAGCTTGGCTACACCGTCTTGTCCCACCTCGACCACCGCGATCTCTGCCGAGCCGCCCAGGTTTCCAAGCACTGGCGTAACATTGTCGACCGAAACGAGACTGGCTGGAAGGAGCTGTTTGACCGTGATGGCTACACTCTGCCTCCCGGTGAGCTTCAGAAGGCCATCCTTCAGGGCTGGGGCTGGCAGGATCCTGTTGGCGCTTCCGGCTACGAGAAGGACCTGAGCATGCGAAACCGACTGACTTCGACTGAGCACGAGCTCACTCGAAATCTCCGACAGGAAACAGCTTCCAAGTCGCGGGCTTCCAAGCGGAAGAGAGCTCTCAACACTTATTCGGCTGCCGAGAGATCCAAGCGACGCGCCAGCGCTCAGGAGGCAGTAACCCGTGACGACAAGGCCCAGCCTGAGGCCAAACAGCACAAGTCGGAGGGCCCTCTGTCTGCTGCTAATGCCGCAGCCGCCGCCGTGCCTGACCCCCAGCTCGGACTCCCCAGTCTCCGCGAGCTGCACCTCTTCAAGTCTTTGTACCGCCGTCACCACATGATCCGTAAGAGTTGGACCAGCGGCGAGGTAAAGCCCGGGCACGTCGCGTTCGCTGCTCACCCCCGTCACGTCATCACTTGCCTCCAGTtcgacgaggacaagatcatcacgGGTAGCGACGACACCCTCATCCACATCTACGACACCAAGACTGGTAAGCTCcgcaagaagctggagggCCACGAGGGTGGCGTCTGGGCCTTGCAGTACGAAGGCAACATGCTCGTTTCTGGTAGTACCGATCGATCTGTTCGCGTGTGGGATATCGAACGGGGGCTCTGTCAGCAGGTCTTCTATGGGCACACTAGCACTGTGCGTTGCCTGCAGATCCTGATGCCTACCGAGACGGGCAGAGATTCCAGCGGCAGCCCCATTATGCAACCCGAGAAGCCTCTGATCATCACCGGTTCTCGAGACAGCCAACTCCGAGTCTGGCGTCTTCCAGAGGTCGGGTCTCGTCGATACATCCAAACAGGCCCCCCGGCTCACGAGTCGGACTGCCCCTACTTCATTCGTGTCCTCGCTGGCCACACTCACTCGGTCCGAGCCATCTCTGCTCATGGCGACACTCTCGTCAGTGGATCTTACGATAGCACCGTCCGCGTCTGGCGCATCAGCACTGGTGAGGCTCTTCACGTTCTCCACGGACATTCGCAGAAGGTGTACTCGGTTGTCCTCGACCATGAACGCAACCGATGCATCTCGGGCTCGATGGACTCTCTGGTCAAAATCTGGGATCTTGCTACAGGTGCTTGCCTGTACACACTTGAGGGGCATAGCTTGCTCGTCGGTCTACTTGATCTCCGAGATGAGCGACTGGTGTCGGCGGCAGCGGACTCAACCCTTCGTATCTGGGATCCCGAGAATGGCAGGTGCCGTAATACTCTTATGGCGCATACTGGGGCTATCACCTGTTTCCAGCACGATGGCCGCAAAGTTATTAGCGGCAGCGAGAAGACGGTCAAGATGTGGGACGTCCGAACTGGCGAGTGTGTCCAGGACCTGCTGAGCGATCTCAGCGGCGTCTGGCAggtcaagtttgacgagAGACGATGTGTGGCTGCCGTCCAGCGAGACCAGCTGACATATGTCGAG ATTCTCGACTTTGGAGCTGTTCGAGATGGCAAGCCCCCGGAGGAACTTGGCAAGCGTATCCTGCTCAACGAGCCCGAGGTCCGAGCTATGATCGAGGATGAAACTTAG